In Methanobacterium sp. Maddingley MBC34, a single genomic region encodes these proteins:
- a CDS encoding putative phosphoesterase, ICC: MKILAVSDLHGEIKPIIAYLKSKKVDLVIIAGDITHFGPPELGEDLLNEISSFGVPVLAIPGNCDPGSMHVNIDQSHAINIHARTLVIKNIGICGFGGSNPTPFDTPLEFEEIQIYDEAKKAIEGIKKEKITLFITHAPPYGTKTDLLPSGEHVGSKSLRKIVEEMQPTVNICGHIHEARGTDKIGNTTIVNPGELSHGHACIIQISDAPGEEEVKTEIIKL, translated from the coding sequence TTGAAAATCCTAGCTGTAAGCGATCTCCATGGTGAAATAAAACCAATCATTGCCTATCTAAAAAGTAAAAAAGTGGACCTGGTAATCATAGCCGGGGACATAACACATTTCGGCCCTCCAGAGTTAGGAGAAGATCTGTTGAATGAAATCAGTTCATTTGGAGTACCAGTACTGGCCATACCCGGTAACTGTGATCCCGGGTCCATGCATGTCAATATAGACCAATCTCATGCCATAAATATCCATGCCAGAACTCTGGTAATCAAGAACATAGGAATATGTGGTTTCGGAGGCTCTAACCCCACACCCTTTGACACTCCCCTTGAATTTGAGGAAATCCAAATCTACGACGAGGCTAAAAAAGCCATTGAAGGGATTAAAAAAGAGAAAATAACCCTTTTTATCACTCACGCCCCACCATATGGTACTAAAACTGACCTCTTACCTTCAGGGGAGCATGTGGGAAGTAAAAGCCTGCGCAAAATAGTTGAAGAAATGCAACCCACAGTGAATATCTGCGGTCACATACACGAAGCACGTGGCACTGATAAGATTGGTAACACCACCATCGTAAACCCTGGAGAACTATCCCATGGCCATGCATGCATAATACAAATTTCTGATGCTCCTGGGGAGGAAGAAGTTAAAACCGAAATAATCAAACTTTAA
- a CDS encoding phosphate/sulfate permease (PFAM: Phosphate transporter family), translated as MEWLLIIGVVISVYMAFNIAANDIGNSVGTAVGSGSLTMRKALILGAIFEFIGAMYLGNNVIKTVGSGIISADMIPATGAFIITLAAALWITITIIKKIPISGSDAIISAVFGYGLVSVGINSMNLNVLGLILASWVLSPLIGLAIGFTIYHILKNAFLDKVKDIAVKGRLEKIFSYLQIGSSAFAALNVGAIDIAVATGVLYYTFGTSAGFDIKLIGALGIVLGILVAGGRITDTVGRRITDLIPSRGFAAQISAASVVFIFATMGMPVSPTQTLVGTVIGVGLARGTRTIKLDVIKNIATTWIVTIPACIALSILLYFIMNLFLQ; from the coding sequence ATGGAATGGCTCCTTATAATCGGCGTGGTTATCAGTGTCTACATGGCCTTTAATATCGCTGCCAATGACATTGGAAACTCTGTGGGAACTGCAGTGGGCAGTGGATCCCTTACCATGCGAAAAGCCCTGATATTGGGTGCGATATTTGAATTTATAGGTGCAATGTATCTGGGAAATAATGTGATAAAAACTGTGGGTAGTGGAATAATCAGTGCAGACATGATACCTGCCACGGGGGCATTCATAATCACCCTGGCAGCCGCACTGTGGATAACCATCACCATTATTAAAAAAATACCCATATCCGGTTCAGACGCCATTATCAGTGCTGTTTTTGGTTACGGCCTGGTGAGTGTGGGTATTAACAGCATGAATCTCAATGTCCTGGGCCTTATACTGGCCAGCTGGGTGTTATCACCACTGATAGGATTGGCAATAGGATTTACAATATATCACATCCTGAAAAATGCATTTTTAGATAAAGTTAAGGATATTGCAGTTAAGGGTCGTCTGGAAAAAATTTTCTCCTACCTCCAGATTGGCAGCTCAGCCTTTGCAGCACTGAATGTAGGGGCCATTGATATTGCAGTGGCCACTGGAGTGCTTTATTATACCTTCGGAACCAGTGCAGGGTTTGATATTAAACTCATTGGAGCCCTGGGGATTGTCTTGGGAATCCTGGTGGCAGGGGGAAGGATCACCGATACTGTTGGACGTAGGATAACTGATTTAATCCCTTCAAGGGGTTTTGCAGCACAGATCTCTGCTGCATCAGTGGTTTTCATCTTTGCCACCATGGGAATGCCAGTTTCTCCCACTCAAACCCTGGTGGGAACAGTTATTGGAGTGGGACTGGCCAGGGGTACTCGTACCATTAAACTGGATGTTATAAAAAACATTGCCACCACCTGGATTGTCACCATTCCAGCCTGTATTGCCCTTTCCATCTTATTGTACTTTATAATGAACCTGTTTTTACAGTGA
- a CDS encoding 2-phosphoglycerate kinase (PFAM: ATP cone domain), with product MIMVEGEVSGKKYREPFSKGVLARSLTRAEMDPNKAYTFSSHIEAQLKKDGVTLIKLDDLVNVVRQRLKEEDPEIAVQYGLWKRIRKCQDPLVILIGGSSGVGTSSIAFEVANRLGIRNMISTDMIREVMRKTSSKELLPTLYESSYTAYRSLRIPPPPELDEVLIGFRDHVDTVSVGVEAVIERSITEGISIVIEGVHIVPGFIREDLVSRDNVHMFILTLEDEEVHKGRFYSRCRQQWARRPLERYMNYFGAIRRTHKYFESQANKYHVPVIENIDITTTIESIIEDITKTYGSEDHVTETKG from the coding sequence ATGATAATGGTTGAAGGAGAAGTAAGCGGGAAAAAATACAGGGAACCCTTTTCAAAGGGAGTTTTAGCCAGGTCCCTAACCCGTGCGGAGATGGATCCCAACAAAGCCTACACTTTCTCTTCCCATATAGAAGCTCAACTCAAAAAAGATGGTGTAACCTTAATCAAACTGGATGACCTGGTGAATGTCGTCCGCCAGAGGCTCAAAGAGGAGGACCCTGAAATAGCTGTCCAGTATGGCCTCTGGAAAAGGATAAGGAAGTGTCAGGACCCTTTAGTTATTCTTATAGGGGGTTCATCAGGAGTGGGAACTTCTTCCATAGCATTTGAAGTTGCCAACAGGCTGGGAATCCGTAACATGATCAGTACTGACATGATACGGGAAGTAATGCGTAAAACATCGTCCAAGGAACTTTTACCCACCCTATACGAATCCAGTTACACTGCTTATCGCTCCCTGCGCATACCACCACCACCAGAACTGGATGAGGTGTTAATAGGTTTCAGAGACCATGTGGACACAGTGAGTGTGGGTGTGGAGGCGGTTATTGAACGATCCATAACTGAAGGTATTAGTATTGTTATTGAAGGGGTTCACATCGTACCTGGATTCATCAGGGAAGACCTGGTTTCCAGGGATAACGTGCACATGTTCATTTTAACCCTGGAAGATGAAGAAGTGCATAAGGGTCGATTTTACTCAAGATGTAGGCAACAATGGGCAAGAAGGCCTCTTGAAAGGTATATGAACTATTTCGGAGCTATTAGAAGAACTCATAAATACTTTGAGAGTCAAGCCAACAAATACCATGTGCCAGTGATTGAAAACATTGACATCACTACGACCATTGAATCGATTATTGAAGATATTACCAAAACCTATGGAAGTGAAGACCATGTTACAGAAACTAAAGGTTAA
- a CDS encoding putative flavoprotein (PFAM: Metallo-beta-lactamase superfamily; Flavodoxin), whose protein sequence is MKANAIKIAEGVYWIGVMDWDIRDYHGYTLKGTTYNAFLVFGEEEVAIIDNTYPGSSAQLWGRIEDAFAQENSEVKVDVIIQNHIEKDHSGALTEIHKRFPDAPIYCSQVAITGLKQHYPGLEGADFHPVKTGDSLEVGGRTLAFLDAKMLHWPDSMFTLLLDEGILFSNDAFGQHLCFRERYDHEIPEFVLMNAAQKFYANLVTPASMLVVRKLEEVTELGLLDKINMIAPSHGQIWTDPTKIITAYSNWATGKCRNKATIIYDTMHYSTRMMAHALAEGLMSEGVDVIMYFMHTDERSEMVNDILDSKALLLGIPTLFNGPYPSAGDLLYYLEGLSFQRTGFKRLAVTFGSKGWSGKAVDKVAETLTKCGFDVLDKYEVNYVPTSDQLDNCYQIGQEMAQKIKKM, encoded by the coding sequence ATGAAAGCAAATGCCATTAAAATTGCAGAAGGAGTGTACTGGATTGGAGTTATGGACTGGGATATCCGGGACTACCACGGTTACACTCTTAAAGGAACCACATACAACGCTTTTTTAGTGTTTGGAGAAGAAGAGGTTGCAATAATAGATAATACTTACCCTGGTTCTTCAGCCCAGTTATGGGGTCGAATTGAAGATGCCTTTGCCCAGGAAAACAGCGAAGTGAAGGTAGATGTCATTATACAAAATCATATTGAAAAGGACCACAGCGGAGCTTTAACTGAGATTCACAAACGTTTCCCTGATGCTCCCATTTACTGCAGTCAGGTGGCAATCACCGGCCTGAAACAGCATTACCCTGGACTGGAAGGTGCTGATTTTCACCCGGTGAAAACCGGTGACTCCCTGGAAGTGGGTGGTCGTACCCTGGCCTTCCTGGATGCCAAGATGCTTCACTGGCCAGACAGCATGTTCACTCTCCTCCTGGATGAGGGTATCCTGTTTTCCAATGATGCCTTTGGACAGCACCTCTGTTTCAGGGAAAGGTATGATCATGAAATACCTGAATTCGTGCTAATGAATGCTGCCCAAAAGTTTTATGCTAACCTGGTGACACCGGCCTCCATGCTGGTGGTGCGCAAGCTGGAAGAAGTCACAGAACTGGGATTACTGGATAAAATCAACATGATCGCCCCATCCCATGGGCAGATCTGGACTGATCCTACCAAGATCATCACTGCCTACAGCAACTGGGCCACTGGAAAGTGCAGGAATAAGGCCACTATCATCTATGACACCATGCACTATTCCACCCGTATGATGGCCCATGCCCTGGCAGAGGGTCTCATGAGTGAAGGGGTGGATGTAATCATGTACTTCATGCACACCGATGAACGCAGCGAAATGGTTAACGATATCCTGGACAGTAAAGCCCTACTTCTGGGGATTCCAACACTCTTCAACGGACCTTACCCTAGTGCAGGAGATCTACTCTACTACCTGGAGGGCTTGAGCTTCCAGCGCACAGGATTTAAACGACTGGCAGTTACATTCGGCTCCAAGGGATGGAGTGGTAAAGCCGTGGATAAGGTGGCAGAGACGCTGACTAAATGCGGATTCGATGTTCTGGATAAATATGAGGTTAACTACGTACCCACCAGTGACCAGCTTGATAACTGTTACCAGATAGGCCAGGAAATGGCTCAGAAAATTAAAAAAATGTAA
- a CDS encoding putative signal-transduction protein (cAMP-binding and CBS domain containing protein) (PFAM: CBS domain), which yields MLQKLKVKDVMSQKVITVSPTEDVVFAFEKLMKHKISSLPVVDDDGKLVGIVTATDLGHNLILDKYELGTTVEEVMVNQVIYVSPEDNLATAVRKMHEYGSDEGIINQLVVLENHELVGIISDGDIISSIEL from the coding sequence ATGTTACAGAAACTAAAGGTTAAGGATGTAATGAGCCAGAAGGTTATTACAGTCTCGCCTACTGAAGATGTTGTATTTGCATTTGAAAAACTGATGAAACATAAAATAAGTTCACTACCAGTAGTGGATGATGATGGAAAACTGGTGGGAATTGTAACTGCCACTGATCTGGGTCATAACCTGATACTGGATAAATATGAGCTGGGAACCACCGTGGAAGAAGTTATGGTTAATCAGGTGATATATGTATCTCCAGAAGATAACCTGGCCACTGCAGTCCGTAAAATGCATGAATACGGTTCAGACGAGGGCATAATCAACCAGCTGGTTGTACTGGAAAACCACGAACTGGTGGGTATTATTTCAGATGGAGATATAATAAGTTCCATTGAACTATAA